In Gammaproteobacteria bacterium, the following are encoded in one genomic region:
- a CDS encoding LysR family transcriptional regulator, translated as MSNRRPRLRILLGQAIAMGPGKADLLEAIDRTGSISAAAREMHMSYRRAWQLVEVMNQAFVEPLVDTATGGRGGGGTTVTPFGRDILKRYREMEDKAAEAVAGEMQAFTALLKDQ; from the coding sequence ATGAGCAACCGCCGCCCCCGCTTGCGCATCCTGCTTGGTCAGGCCATCGCCATGGGACCGGGCAAGGCCGATCTGCTCGAGGCCATCGACCGTACGGGCTCCATCTCGGCCGCCGCCCGGGAAATGCACATGTCGTACCGGCGCGCCTGGCAACTGGTCGAGGTCATGAACCAGGCCTTTGTCGAACCGCTGGTGGATACCGCCACCGGTGGCCGTGGTGGGGGCGGCACCACGGTCACCCCGTTCGGCAGGGACATTCTCAAACGTTACCGGGAGATGGAGGACAAGGCCGCCGAGGCAGTGGCCGGCGAAATGCAGGCCTTCACGGCGCTGCTCAAGGATCAGTAG
- the modA gene encoding molybdate ABC transporter substrate-binding protein: MNHARLRTILISLIVLPGLFSWVSARAGDIDVAVAANFTSTIQTVAKRFETETGNRVSLSFGSTGKLYAQIVHGAPYDIFLAADKRRPRLLEANGEAVAGSRFTYARGRLALWQPGAKTAKPGRATLEQADFAHLAIANPKTAPYGLAAQQTLQHLGLWKQLEPRLVYGENIAQTYQFVASGNAPLGFVALSQVMTTHSPKTSYWVIPENLHAPIEQQAVLLKRANHNATAAAFLNYLKTSTEARRIIEAAGYSLP, from the coding sequence ATGAACCATGCACGGCTACGCACGATTCTCATCTCCCTGATCGTCTTGCCGGGACTTTTCAGCTGGGTATCCGCCCGCGCCGGCGATATCGACGTGGCAGTCGCGGCCAATTTCACCAGCACCATCCAGACCGTGGCCAAGCGCTTCGAAACCGAGACCGGCAATCGGGTCAGCCTGTCCTTCGGCTCGACGGGCAAACTGTATGCGCAGATCGTGCATGGCGCCCCTTACGACATATTTCTGGCGGCCGACAAACGGCGCCCCCGCTTGCTGGAGGCGAATGGCGAGGCCGTCGCCGGTAGCCGCTTCACCTATGCACGCGGGCGCCTCGCGTTGTGGCAACCCGGCGCGAAGACCGCCAAGCCGGGCCGCGCGACGCTCGAACAGGCCGATTTCGCCCATCTGGCCATCGCCAATCCCAAGACCGCACCGTACGGACTGGCGGCCCAACAGACCCTGCAGCACCTCGGGCTGTGGAAACAACTGGAACCGCGCCTGGTGTACGGCGAGAATATCGCCCAAACCTACCAGTTCGTTGCCAGCGGCAATGCGCCGCTGGGCTTCGTCGCCCTGTCACAGGTCATGACCACCCACAGCCCCAAAACCAGTTACTGGGTCATCCCGGAAAATCTCCATGCCCCCATCGAGCAGCAGGCGGTACTGCTCAAACGGGCGAATCACAATGCCACCGCCGCAGCCTTCCTGAATTACCTGAAGACCTCAACCGAGGCGCGTCGCATCATCGAAGCCGCGGGTTATTCGCTGCCGTGA
- the modB gene encoding molybdate ABC transporter permease subunit, producing MIDLAPLWITLRLAGTTALILLVLATPLAWWLARSRNRFSTFIEAVVALPLVLPPTVLGYYLLVALAPQGVLGSGWHWLTGGRLAFTFMGLVIGSVVYSLPFAVQPLQTAFEGVGSGPLQAAATLRAGPLDRFIHVVLPLARRGFLSALVLSFAHTVGEFGVVLMIGGNIPGVTQVLSVAIYDHVEALDYHTANVYSIGLLAFAFAVMWLLYTLNRRHARWQP from the coding sequence GTGATCGATCTAGCTCCGCTCTGGATCACCCTGCGGCTGGCCGGGACGACGGCGCTGATCCTGCTCGTCCTGGCCACGCCGCTGGCCTGGTGGCTGGCGCGCAGCCGCAACCGATTTTCGACCTTCATCGAGGCAGTGGTCGCATTGCCGCTGGTCCTGCCGCCGACCGTGCTCGGCTATTACCTGCTGGTCGCACTCGCGCCGCAGGGCGTGCTCGGGTCGGGCTGGCACTGGCTGACCGGCGGCCGCCTGGCCTTCACCTTCATGGGACTGGTGATCGGCTCGGTGGTCTATTCCCTGCCCTTTGCGGTACAGCCGCTGCAAACCGCTTTCGAAGGCGTGGGCAGCGGCCCCCTGCAGGCCGCCGCGACCCTGCGCGCCGGCCCCTTGGACCGGTTTATCCATGTCGTGCTGCCGCTGGCCCGGCGAGGATTCCTGAGCGCCCTGGTGCTCAGCTTTGCGCATACGGTGGGCGAATTCGGCGTGGTGCTGATGATCGGCGGCAACATCCCGGGCGTAACCCAGGTGCTTTCGGTCGCGATCTACGACCACGTGGAGGCGCTGGACTACCACACCGCCAACGTCTACTCGATCGGCCTGCTGGCCTTCGCCTTTGCGGTCATGTGGCTGCTGTACACCCTCAACCGTCGCCATGCCCGGTGGCAGCCATGA
- the modC gene encoding molybdenum ABC transporter ATP-binding protein, which produces MIRGNLTLARPGFTLQAQLEFPERGVTALFGPSGCGKTTLLRTIAGLEPGATGRLEVGGALWQDSAAKRHLPPHRRPLGYVFQDAQLFPHLDVRRNLLFGYSRLPAAERRLEPEQVIDWLGLAALLDRSPGALSGGQRQRVAVGRALLTSPQLLLLDEPLSALDEAAKQEILPYLERLHQRLAFPMLYVSHDLGEVMRLADRIALMENGRILATGEVNEILTHHELSPVHSDYAGVVLTGRVVTGSTDHQPARVETEAGVIHIAQLTAQDTAEVRLRVMARDVSLALQPHHDTSILNILPATVLEVGETEHGQCTIHLACGDATLLARITPYSCERLAVTAGKMLYAQIKAVAVLG; this is translated from the coding sequence ATGATTCGCGGCAACCTCACCCTGGCGCGCCCGGGCTTCACCCTGCAGGCGCAGCTCGAATTCCCCGAGCGTGGCGTGACGGCGCTGTTCGGTCCCTCGGGTTGCGGCAAGACCACCCTGCTCCGTACCATCGCCGGCCTGGAGCCGGGCGCCACGGGACGCCTGGAGGTCGGCGGAGCGCTCTGGCAGGACAGCGCCGCAAAACGGCATCTGCCGCCGCATCGCAGACCGCTCGGCTACGTGTTCCAGGATGCCCAGCTGTTTCCGCACCTGGACGTGCGCCGCAACCTGTTGTTCGGGTACAGCCGCCTGCCCGCCGCCGAACGGCGCCTGGAACCTGAACAGGTCATCGACTGGCTGGGACTGGCCGCCTTGCTGGACCGATCGCCCGGCGCGCTCTCCGGCGGACAACGCCAGCGCGTGGCGGTCGGCCGCGCCCTGCTGACCAGCCCGCAGCTGCTGTTGCTGGACGAGCCGCTCTCCGCCCTGGATGAAGCGGCCAAACAGGAGATCCTGCCCTACCTGGAACGCCTGCATCAGCGCCTGGCCTTCCCCATGCTGTATGTCAGTCACGACCTGGGCGAGGTCATGCGCCTCGCCGATCGGATCGCCCTGATGGAGAACGGCCGCATTCTCGCCACCGGCGAGGTGAACGAGATACTCACCCATCACGAACTGAGCCCGGTGCATTCGGATTACGCCGGGGTCGTGCTGACCGGCCGGGTGGTGACGGGATCCACCGACCATCAACCGGCCCGGGTGGAAACCGAGGCGGGCGTCATTCACATCGCCCAGCTGACGGCGCAGGACACGGCGGAGGTGCGCCTGAGGGTCATGGCGCGCGACGTCAGCCTGGCGCTGCAGCCGCACCACGACACCAGCATCCTCAACATTCTCCCGGCAACCGTACTGGAGGTGGGCGAGACCGAGCACGGCCAATGCACCATTCATCTGGCCTGCGGCGACGCCACCCTGTTGGCGCGCATCACCCCCTATTCCTGCGAGCGCCTCGCCGTGACCGCCGGCAAGATGCTCTACGCGCAGATCAAGGCCGTCGCCGTGCTCGGTTGA
- a CDS encoding pyridoxamine 5'-phosphate oxidase family protein codes for MKDRQQPTAEEINREFTAFRDQFRSVILATSDRDGTPESSYAPCIRSDDGAYYVYLSELARHCANLLANPRASLLFIHDETQGGNPFARQRLSYQAEAREIARDSESWTQAMSRLQDEFGEIVSLLAGLGDFHLFRLQPVRGNYVRGFAKAYEITGEAMDRIRHIDPSNRS; via the coding sequence ATGAAGGATCGCCAGCAGCCCACCGCCGAGGAAATCAACCGCGAGTTCACCGCGTTCCGCGATCAGTTCCGGTCGGTCATCCTGGCCACGAGTGACCGGGACGGCACGCCGGAGTCCAGCTACGCGCCCTGCATACGCAGTGATGACGGCGCGTACTACGTTTACCTGAGCGAACTGGCGCGCCACTGCGCCAACCTGCTGGCCAATCCCCGCGCCAGCCTGCTGTTCATCCACGATGAAACGCAGGGCGGCAATCCCTTTGCCCGGCAGCGGCTGAGCTATCAGGCCGAGGCCCGCGAGATTGCGCGCGACAGCGAGAGCTGGACGCAGGCCATGTCCCGTTTGCAGGACGAATTCGGGGAAATCGTTTCCCTGCTTGCCGGCCTGGGAGATTTTCACCTGTTCCGCCTGCAGCCGGTGCGCGGGAACTATGTGCGCGGCTTCGCCAAGGCCTACGAAATCACCGGCGAGGCGATGGACCGGATTCGCCACATCGACCCGTCGAACCGTTCATAG